Below is a window of Chryseobacterium indicum DNA.
TGACCAATCTGATGAACTATTTTCGAAAATATATTCCCAATTTTTGATATCCTCAAGATCTGCACAACATTGTGGCTCAAGGAGAAGTTCATTGTCTTTCTTTAAAAGAATTCCTCCATCAAAAAGCATCAAGTAATTTTCTTCTTCAATATCTATATCTCTATCATCGAAAACTATTTTTAAAATAATCTTCAGATTTTCATCGTCAATTGTTTCAATATCTACGAAATAAGAATCTTCCTCGATTAATTTTAAATTAAGATCTAAAGTAGATATAGCTTTTTGCCATCTATCATTCCGCTCTTCAGAACTTGAAGAGTATGATAATTCAGGAATCTCATAGTCTTCTTGAGAATATTTAAAGGGATTGATTTCAATAACGTTAAAAAGTTTTATCATTTTTTGCATTTTTTTAGCCCCGATCGCAGCATTTGTTTGAGCTCATTTTTAGGGTTTCGGCTGTGGCGGCTTTGCCGCCACAGCCGAAATCCAGAAAATAGCGAGTGCGGAGAGCGGGATTAAGCTCCTGAAAATAATGGTTATCAGTTTTATTTTAAAAGCAGTGCCTTTTACAGCACTACTTTTTTAATCATTTCCACGGCAGATTTTTTGTCTTCCAAAGCATTCAGTACATCGAAAATTTTGTCGGACCAACCTGCAATAAGGTATACATCGTTTTGTCTGATATCCAAAGGCTGTCTTCCGTAACCCGCCAAGTCAAAAATATACAATTTTGCATTTGGGTGAAAACTTTTGTATTGATTCCAAGAATCTTCAAAAGAATTTCGGGTTCCGTTGCTGTTCCAAAGCTGGGTATCGGTGAAAATCATTACTTTATCTACTTTTTCGCGTCTGTTCAGCAAATCTTCGATGACCAGATAACCGTTGGTAGAGTAACCTACTTCACCTTCTCTTTTGTAGAATGCATCCACGTTTCTCAAAATACCGTTTTTAGGCATCGGAACTCTTTTCCAAGTGTCACCGAATATTCCTGAAATCACATTTTTGCACTGTGACTGCAACATCATCGACATCAACAGACCAATATCGTACAGCAAAACTTTAGATCTTGGAGAAACCGGCTGTTGCATCGAACCGGATACGTCTGCCGCGATCACCACCGAAGTATCGAATCCAAAACCTTTGATATTTTTGGCACTCACCAAAACCGCATCTTCCAATGCTTCGAGAATGGATGACAGATAAGGTGATTTCATACTTTTCAGTTCTCTGTACGCCGACAAGAATCTGAAAGGCAATTGCTTTGAATTTCTCACGGCTTTTTCATCCGAAAGATAGCTGCAAACTTTCTGCATCGCATCAGGAGGAACGTTGGCTTCCATAATATTTCTGAGGTTTCGCAAAGTTGCCATATAACCCAGTTTGTTACTGAAAATCAGTTCTTCCCATTTGTTTTTGAAGGCGGCTTTTCTTTCGGCATCATCGGCAAATTTTGCCTGACCTAATACTGAAAGTTCAACTTCCCAAGTGTAAGGTGTTTCCAACGAATCGTTGACGATTTTGTTGAAAATAGCCTGCTGGTTTTCATCTTTTGCTTTCGGGTGAACCAGAAACAGGGCATCTTTCAGAGTTACCTCAGCTTTTCTGTTGTATTTGGCGAACTGGTATTCATCAAATTTATTGAATGATTTTACAAGACCTTTCTGAATTTGCTTTGACAGTTTGTTCAGTTTTTTAAGATCTGTTCTTTCGTTTGCCAATTGGTAATACGCCAGCAATTCTGTGATTTCATCCGCTCTCTGAATAACTCCGTCGATGGTTCTGCTTACCAAGTCTGTACCTGAAGTCTGCTTTGCCAATTCAGTCGTCAAAACCAATGGAATGGAACGCAGGTACATATCTTTTCTTGCATAAACTGCCAGTTTTGCAACGAATTCAGGATCATTTTTCTGAATCAGGGACTGAATTCTTGTGAGTCTTTCATTTCCTTTTTCATAGGTGGTATTGGATAATCCTGTTGTAACAACAGCACTGTATAGTTCTTCTGCAGGTGTCATAGTATAAGCTTTTGCACCTTCGTAGTTCGTTACTACTTTATTCTCTTTTCTTAAAAAATTAAATTTCATGGTTACTGTTTTTTTGTTAAACATTTCAGAGGATTATCACTTTCTCCCTGATTTCTGATGCAAAGTAAGGATGCTTTTGCGCAATGTTTTTGCGTAGTATGATTTTTTTTGAAAAATTTTTTTTTTAAACACTAATTACACGGATTCTTGCACTAATAACAACAATCTTCCTTGTGAAATTTGTGAAAAAATTTGTGGGATTTGTGTTTAGAAAAAATCTATCATGCATTTTATATAAAGGAATTAAAAATGGGGAGTTTATGGAAATACGTTTTCTAGCTTTGTTTCATTAAAATTTTCAACTCATGATTAAAGGACTGTACGAAACTCATGTTCAGGTGAGTGATCTGGAAAATGCAATAAAATTCTATACTGAAGTTTTGGGTTTGAAATTTGCCCACAAAGAAGCAAAACGAAGAATTGCTTTTTTGTGGATCGGAAAAAACAAGGAATCCATGTTGGGTTTATGGGAGCAGAAGGAAAATCTTCAAACTAGGCATTTTGCTTTTACTGCCAACAAAGAAGATATCCTGAATCATTCTGTCGAATTTCTGAAAAATAAAAATTTAAAACCTTACAATTTCCTGAAAGACGGTATTGAAAAGCCGATGGTTTTTGCATGGATGCCTGCTTTAGCCATTTATTTTAATGATCCGGATGGAAATCAGCTGGAATTTATCTCGGTTTTAGAAGGTGACGGAAAACCGGAGCTGGGTGTACTTTCTTATGAGGAGTGGATGGAAAGGAAATAAAACTGTTTTATTTTCCCACAGATTTCTCAGATGTACACAAATCCGATTAAAGAAAATATAGATTAAATTTCATTAAAATCAGCGTTATCTGCAAAATCAGCGAGAGAAAAAAATTATTAATTGTCTATAAAAAACAAGACAGGCTTTGTATTCACAAAACCCGTCTCTATCATAAAAGTTATTAGTTTCTATTTTGTGAAGATTTCTTTCAGCTGAGAAACAATGTTACTGTTTCCGGAAACGGTAATATCTCCAATTTTGTCGGCGATTTTCTCCATATATTCCATCTCTTTCAGCTTCCAAAGGACTTCGTTTTCTTCCATTAATTTCGCTGTATTCAGCAAGCTTCTTGTGGAAGCGGTTTCTTCACGTCTCATGATGCTGTTTGCCTGAGCTTTTTTCTCGGCAATCAAAACCTGATTCATGATTTCCTTCATTTCTCCTGTCAAGATCACATCTCTGATTCCCGCATCGGAAGCTTTCAAACCTAAATCTTCGGCTTTGTTTCCAAGATTTTCAAGGATTTCTTTTCCTATAGAATCTTTTTTCAACAATAATTCATCCAATGTTAAAGCTCCAACGAATTCACGCAAAGCCAACTGCATCAGAATATATAATTGCTTATCGTATTCTTTATTTTCCATCAACGCTTTTTCGATGTTTTCCACCTGAAAACGTACATAGAAATTAATACGCAGCATCGCTTTATCTTTGGTCAACAATTCCTGACCTGCAATTTCCATTTGCTGCATTCTCATATCTGCCGATTTTACTTCGATGGAAGTTTCGTTGTTCCAGAAGTAGTATGTTCCGGCTTCAAGAGTTTTGGTTAATTTTCCGTCAATTAACAGTAATCCTCTATGCTGATTGGATACAATAAATTTTCTTACATAATTTCTCAATCTTACATTTTCCAAGAGAGTCTTCGATATATCTTCTGTAATTTCAACTTTCATCAAATTCACTTTCTGGAACTCTCTGTCTGCAATATCTACCCAAAATGCATACTGACCTACGTTTAATACATCTTTTAAACTTCCGTTTTCATATAGCAAAATAATTTCTCCGTCTTTTACCTCTATAATTTTCAAAAAATCTTTAAGCGGTTCAGATTTTATCAAAACAGTTCCGTTTTCATGGGCTCCGAACTGTGATTTTATTTCATAGTTTGGATCTACGATTTTAACTTCAACAGAAGAATCATTATTCCAGAAAGAGTAAAGACCACTTTCCAAAACCTGACTCAGTTTTCCGTCAATTAATAGCAGACCTTTATAGTGAGAAGGCACAACAAATTTTCTAATCAGGCTTTTTAATTTCATATTTTCCAAAACTGTCTTGGAAATTTCTTGTGAAATCTCAACTTTAGTCAAGTCGATTTTTTGAAACTCTCTATCCAAGATTCCTTTCCAGAAAGCATATTGACCAATATTCAAAACGTCTTTGAAAATTTCGTTTTCGTACATCAGAACAATCTCTCCTTCTTTTACTTCAACGATTTCCAATAACGATTTCAGGTTTTCATTTTTCAACAAAAGATGAAGATCAGTATCAGATTTAAACAAAGATTTCATATCATAAATCTCTATAGACTTATTTCCAAAAATCCAGAAATTACCTTCTCTCAAAATATCGATCAGATATCCGTTTTTAAAAACCAAACCTGTTTCGTATGCTTTAATTTGTACATTTTTTATCATCGTCTTACTATTTTAATGGTTACTATTTCAATTAAAAGGAAAATCCGGAATCTCTTCTTCCGAAAACGGAGGAAGGAAAGCAATTCAGAAAAATCCATTGAGCTCAGAATTTTATTTTTCAAACTCATTTTCTAAATGTTCAGATTTTGGGCGTGTCCCTCGTCTTGGCTTTACCAAAAGCCCGGGTCGCTACGTCCTCTTCTACTCCTCGTTCATTGCTTGCGCTCTTCACTGCGGGGTATCCGTTACCATCGCTCACGCAGAAAACCGTCCTTTTTAGAAAATTCATTTCAAAAATTATTCATTCTTCATCTCCATTTCATTCTCAGAAAACATCTTTTCTTGCTGGCTTTTTCAAAATGTTGATTGAACAACTGAAAAAATTCCAGACTTTTCCATGAACATTTTTAATGAGAACGTTCAAACTCGCTAAAAAAAAATAGATTTTGAGTCTATTTCATCTACATTAAAAGTGTAGTGCTCTAACCGGACTGAGCTACCTCATTTGAAGTGAGGGTGGGAGTCGAACCCACGCATAAATCTACTGTTCTACCATTTGAACTATATCCCTTTTCAAGAGATAGAAGGACTCGAACCTTCAACCTATAGAGTCGTTTGAGATTTTTTGGGAAATCCCGAAACCTTCAGATCAAGCTGAACAGAACGAAATCATGTTTCTCAACAAATTCTTCTGCAATGGTGATATACCGAAACACCCAACAAGACCTGCCTGATATTTTGACTAAAATCTGTTTTTTCAAAATTTTAGTGTTGTTTCATTTTGATGATGCAAAGTAAAAAAGGAATTGCGCAATGATTTTGCGCTGTATAAAATTTGTAATATTTTTTGTCATTGCGAACTGAAAGTGAAGCAATCTTTCTGTTTTTTCGAGATTGCTTTACTTCGACAGGCTCAGCACAGGCTTACTTCGCTTCTTGCAATGACAGGATTTGAAAATAAAAAAACTTCCTTTTCAAAAGGAAGTCATTGTTACATTTTTAGATTACTAAATTGTTACATTAATACTGTTGCAGACACCAATGCAATATTTTCGCAATATTTTTGGCATCATCTACTCCTCTGTGATGCGTTCCTTCAAGTGTAAGCTTTAATTCGCCTAAAGCTCTTGCCATACCTACACTTTTACGAATCGTGGGATGCAGTTCTCCGAATAATGTTTTCACATTGATGTGGTCATCGCTCAAAGGATAATCCACATTGAATCTTCTTGCCTGATTTTGAAGCATATTAAGATCATAATTTCCGTAACTTGCCCAGGTCAGATCTTCAGAATCGTATTCTGCTCTCAGAATATCTAAAGCATCTTCTAACAAAACACCTTCATCATCAAGCATTTGCTGCGTAATGGAAGTCAGTTCCGTACAAAACGGACTTACTTTCGAATATTGGGGTTTTACTAAAATTCCCTCATTTTTGGAAATCTTTCCGGTTTTTGCATCCATGATACAAACTCCGATTTCTATGATTTCACTTTCCTGTCCTCTCGGCGGTCGGTCTTCCCAACATGTGGCTTCGAGGTCTATAATTAATATGTTGTCTGTTGTTTTCATTGTTGTAATATTTAATTGTTAAAGGTTGGAAGATGGATGCGGGAAGATGGAAGTTTTTACAGCGTGTAATTTACTTCCAGCCTCCAGCTTCAGACTTCCAGCCCAAATTCACCCCAAAATTTCTCTTAAAATTCTGGCGGCGTTGTAAGCATCGTCTGCTCCGCTGTGATGATTTCCTTCAAAATCCATGTTCATATAATTCAGGGCTCTTTTCAAACCCATCATTTTATGATGTCCTATATATTTTTTGAATTGATACATCACATTGATGTAGTTTTCGGAAAAAGGATTTTCGATACCGAGATAATCGCACTGTTCCATGATCTGCTCTTTATCAAAATTTCCAAAACCTGTCCAAGTAAGCTGAGTTGAGCCATATTCATCTCTTATTTTTTCGCAGGCTTCTTCGAAATAGATTCCTTTTTCTTCGATAAGTTGCGGTGTAATTCCTGTAAGTTCTGTACAAAATTTATTGATTTTAGATCTTTCGGGAATTACATAAATGCTTCGTTTTTTGGAAATTTCCTGCGTTGTTCTGTTTAATTCGCAAATTCCTATTTCTATAATATCGGTTTTTTGGCCGGCGGGAATTCTGTCGTTTTCCCAACACGTAGCTTCCAAATCGATAATTACAATTTCGTTTGTTGTTTTCATGATTTTGATTTTAGGTTGGAAGATGGGAGCATGAAGATGGAAGTTTCACACTATGAAAATACTTCCATCTTCCTGCTTCAGACTCCCAACTTTTTAACTTCTCGGTGCAAAAGGCGGTGTCCATTTTTTCCTTTTCATGATTTCCTTTACTTCCTCGTAAGAAACCGGATAAAAATTATGGCAATCTACTCCTACATCGAAGCTCAGAGCCATTTCATCGTCGGGCAATGTTCCGTGCGAATGACCGTAAAGCTGCCAAACGCCACGGTGTGAGCCGTTCCATGTTCTCATGGCGTAATGAAAAAGGATAATTTTCTGTTTGCCGTTGCTGTTTTCAGACTCATCAATTTTCAGTTCGTGATAATCTCTGAT
It encodes the following:
- a CDS encoding TROVE domain-containing protein, which produces MKFNFLRKENKVVTNYEGAKAYTMTPAEELYSAVVTTGLSNTTYEKGNERLTRIQSLIQKNDPEFVAKLAVYARKDMYLRSIPLVLTTELAKQTSGTDLVSRTIDGVIQRADEITELLAYYQLANERTDLKKLNKLSKQIQKGLVKSFNKFDEYQFAKYNRKAEVTLKDALFLVHPKAKDENQQAIFNKIVNDSLETPYTWEVELSVLGQAKFADDAERKAAFKNKWEELIFSNKLGYMATLRNLRNIMEANVPPDAMQKVCSYLSDEKAVRNSKQLPFRFLSAYRELKSMKSPYLSSILEALEDAVLVSAKNIKGFGFDTSVVIAADVSGSMQQPVSPRSKVLLYDIGLLMSMMLQSQCKNVISGIFGDTWKRVPMPKNGILRNVDAFYKREGEVGYSTNGYLVIEDLLNRREKVDKVMIFTDTQLWNSNGTRNSFEDSWNQYKSFHPNAKLYIFDLAGYGRQPLDIRQNDVYLIAGWSDKIFDVLNALEDKKSAVEMIKKVVL
- a CDS encoding VOC family protein; this encodes MIKGLYETHVQVSDLENAIKFYTEVLGLKFAHKEAKRRIAFLWIGKNKESMLGLWEQKENLQTRHFAFTANKEDILNHSVEFLKNKNLKPYNFLKDGIEKPMVFAWMPALAIYFNDPDGNQLEFISVLEGDGKPELGVLSYEEWMERK
- a CDS encoding slipin family protein, with product MIKNVQIKAYETGLVFKNGYLIDILREGNFWIFGNKSIEIYDMKSLFKSDTDLHLLLKNENLKSLLEIVEVKEGEIVLMYENEIFKDVLNIGQYAFWKGILDREFQKIDLTKVEISQEISKTVLENMKLKSLIRKFVVPSHYKGLLLIDGKLSQVLESGLYSFWNNDSSVEVKIVDPNYEIKSQFGAHENGTVLIKSEPLKDFLKIIEVKDGEIILLYENGSLKDVLNVGQYAFWVDIADREFQKVNLMKVEITEDISKTLLENVRLRNYVRKFIVSNQHRGLLLIDGKLTKTLEAGTYYFWNNETSIEVKSADMRMQQMEIAGQELLTKDKAMLRINFYVRFQVENIEKALMENKEYDKQLYILMQLALREFVGALTLDELLLKKDSIGKEILENLGNKAEDLGLKASDAGIRDVILTGEMKEIMNQVLIAEKKAQANSIMRREETASTRSLLNTAKLMEENEVLWKLKEMEYMEKIADKIGDITVSGNSNIVSQLKEIFTK
- a CDS encoding 3'-5' exonuclease, whose protein sequence is MKTTDNILIIDLEATCWEDRPPRGQESEIIEIGVCIMDAKTGKISKNEGILVKPQYSKVSPFCTELTSITQQMLDDEGVLLEDALDILRAEYDSEDLTWASYGNYDLNMLQNQARRFNVDYPLSDDHINVKTLFGELHPTIRKSVGMARALGELKLTLEGTHHRGVDDAKNIAKILHWCLQQY
- a CDS encoding 3'-5' exonuclease — encoded protein: MKTTNEIVIIDLEATCWENDRIPAGQKTDIIEIGICELNRTTQEISKKRSIYVIPERSKINKFCTELTGITPQLIEEKGIYFEEACEKIRDEYGSTQLTWTGFGNFDKEQIMEQCDYLGIENPFSENYINVMYQFKKYIGHHKMMGLKRALNYMNMDFEGNHHSGADDAYNAARILREILG